The Halosimplex litoreum genome has a window encoding:
- a CDS encoding PAS domain-containing sensor histidine kinase, protein MYGPPVALYVGSEAAAVADAWVESGDGLTVRGATPDGDVAERLAEGDVDAVVCDCDGSFDGRATVEAVRDYSASLPVVVFSVDDALPLAAATDLGVETYLQVDADTDRVERLADLRPLIERRREARRESTMLASLLENVPLSVYFKDRRSRHVRVSDEMPRLTGPSYLEGPDGKRHDAPDDVVGKTDFDLYPPGLSEEAVADDRRVVETGESVDGRVEHAHGDDLEETYVTTSKAPWRDEHGAVLGVVGVTRDITERKRYENQLERQNERLQRFASVVSHDVRNPLEVALGRLEFARAEGDEEHFEAIERSLHRIDAIIEDVLTLAREGETVSDPEPVDLAEVAGRAWTVVETGEATLAVETEATLLADESRLRQLLENVVCNAVAHGGDDVTVTVGDLGERQGFFVADDGAGVPAAHRDSVFDAGYSTDDDGTGLGLSIVRTIAEAHGWETDVTESDSGGARFEFGDVNGGGLADSRADDGAADERAGTGDD, encoded by the coding sequence ATGTACGGTCCACCGGTCGCGCTGTACGTCGGGTCCGAGGCGGCGGCGGTCGCCGACGCCTGGGTCGAGTCCGGCGACGGCCTCACGGTCCGCGGAGCGACCCCCGACGGCGACGTAGCGGAGCGACTCGCCGAGGGCGACGTCGACGCGGTCGTCTGCGACTGCGACGGCTCGTTCGACGGCCGGGCGACGGTCGAGGCGGTCCGTGACTACTCGGCGTCGCTCCCCGTCGTCGTGTTCTCGGTCGACGACGCCCTGCCGCTGGCGGCCGCGACGGACCTGGGCGTCGAGACCTACCTGCAGGTCGACGCCGATACCGACCGCGTCGAGCGGCTGGCGGACCTGCGCCCGCTGATCGAGCGCCGCCGCGAGGCCCGCCGCGAGTCGACGATGCTCGCCTCGCTGCTGGAGAACGTCCCGCTGTCGGTGTACTTCAAGGACCGACGAAGCCGGCACGTCCGAGTCAGCGACGAGATGCCGCGGCTCACCGGTCCCTCGTACCTGGAGGGTCCCGACGGGAAACGCCACGACGCGCCCGACGACGTCGTCGGGAAGACGGACTTCGACCTGTACCCACCGGGTCTGTCGGAGGAGGCGGTCGCCGACGACCGCCGCGTCGTCGAGACGGGCGAGTCCGTCGACGGCCGAGTGGAACACGCCCACGGCGACGACCTGGAGGAGACCTACGTCACCACCTCGAAGGCGCCCTGGCGCGACGAGCACGGGGCGGTGCTCGGCGTCGTCGGCGTGACCCGGGACATCACCGAACGCAAGCGCTACGAGAACCAGCTCGAACGCCAGAACGAGCGGCTCCAACGGTTCGCGAGCGTCGTCTCCCACGACGTGCGCAACCCGCTGGAGGTCGCGCTGGGCCGGCTGGAGTTCGCCCGCGCCGAGGGCGACGAGGAGCACTTCGAGGCGATCGAGCGGTCGCTCCATCGGATCGACGCCATCATCGAGGACGTGCTGACGCTCGCCCGCGAGGGCGAAACGGTGAGCGACCCGGAACCGGTCGACCTCGCCGAGGTGGCTGGCCGAGCCTGGACAGTCGTCGAGACGGGCGAGGCGACGCTGGCCGTCGAGACCGAGGCGACGCTACTGGCCGACGAGAGTCGCCTCCGGCAGCTGCTGGAGAACGTCGTCTGCAACGCGGTGGCCCACGGCGGCGACGACGTGACGGTCACGGTCGGCGACCTCGGCGAGCGCCAGGGCTTTTTTGTCGCCGACGACGGCGCGGGCGTCCCCGCGGCTCACCGGGACAGCGTCTTCGACGCGGGGTACTCGACCGACGACGACGGGACGGGGCTGGGTCTGAGTATCGTCCGAACGATCGCCGAAGCCCACGGGTGGGAGACCGACGTGACCGAGAGCGACTCCGGCGGTGCCCGCTTCGAGTTCGGCGACGTGAACGGTGGTGGCCTCGCCGACTCCCGCGCCGACGACGGAGCGGCGGACGAGCGGGCCGGCACGGGCGACGACTGA
- a CDS encoding YkgJ family cysteine cluster protein — translation MEVNCEGCAGCCLDWRALAPDDADHGHERRGRYRPLDDVDNLAPVSSDEVRAFLDDGLAGALVARLFRIDDGPSVTVGGVDVAAVRGRPAFLVGLRKVPKPVAPFDAEPRWLPSCAFLDPETLQCRIHDGDVYPETCATYPGDNLALDAETECERVERVHGGERLPDDEPPADADPVLGPGAVGARVFTHPDTERVEGAVERLAANEATRADHAEFVAVAAASSPGTLAVSDDRYERARERALAAESWVDAAVTEWTDRADEEAPDPATAAAVEADRGAPETPGWDG, via the coding sequence ATGGAGGTGAACTGCGAGGGGTGTGCCGGCTGCTGTCTCGACTGGCGGGCGCTGGCGCCCGACGACGCCGACCACGGCCACGAGCGCCGCGGCCGGTACCGACCGCTCGACGACGTCGACAACCTCGCGCCGGTCTCGAGCGACGAAGTGCGGGCGTTCCTCGACGACGGTCTCGCGGGCGCGCTGGTCGCCCGCCTGTTCCGGATCGACGACGGACCGAGCGTCACCGTCGGTGGCGTCGACGTCGCCGCCGTCCGGGGGCGTCCCGCCTTCCTCGTCGGGCTGCGGAAGGTCCCCAAACCCGTCGCGCCCTTCGACGCCGAGCCCCGCTGGCTCCCGTCCTGTGCGTTCCTCGACCCCGAGACGCTCCAGTGTCGCATCCACGACGGCGACGTCTACCCCGAGACCTGTGCGACCTACCCCGGCGACAACCTCGCGCTCGACGCCGAGACCGAATGCGAACGCGTCGAGCGGGTCCACGGCGGCGAGCGACTCCCCGACGACGAACCGCCGGCCGACGCCGACCCCGTTCTGGGTCCGGGGGCGGTGGGCGCGCGGGTGTTCACTCATCCGGACACCGAGCGGGTCGAGGGTGCAGTCGAGCGGCTCGCCGCGAACGAGGCGACGCGGGCCGACCACGCCGAGTTCGTCGCCGTCGCCGCCGCCTCCAGTCCGGGGACGCTCGCCGTCAGCGACGACCGCTACGAGCGCGCCCGCGAGCGGGCGCTCGCTGCCGAGTCCTGGGTCGACGCCGCCGTCACCGAGTGGACCGACCGCGCCGACGAGGAGGCCCCGGACCCCGCGACCGCCGCGGCCGTCGAGGCCGACCGGGGTGCACCCGAGACGCCTGGATGGGACGGCTGA
- a CDS encoding NAD(P)H-binding protein, translating to MHVLVTGATGFVGGRLVPALTGAGHEVRTLVRDPSAYDPPPGVEVVQGDLLEPGTLASAFEGIDAAYYLVHSMRAGDDFEERDRSAASNFAAVASDAGVDRVVYLGGLGEDGDDLSPHLRSRREVEMILADADYALTTLRAAVIVGDGSASFRMVRQLVRRLPLMVTPRWVRNECQPIAVDDVVAYLVGVLDAPETAGETYGIGGPDVLTYREMLARTAEAMGRRRPLILSVPVLTPKLSSYWIGLVTDVPTSVARPLVLGLKNPVVVTDDAIRDHVSVELTTFDDAVRKALAPDAGTSRPAPGGSPTTGERGGRR from the coding sequence ATGCACGTGCTCGTCACAGGGGCGACAGGGTTCGTCGGTGGGCGGCTCGTCCCCGCCCTGACCGGCGCCGGCCACGAGGTGCGGACGCTGGTCCGGGACCCCTCGGCTTACGACCCGCCGCCGGGCGTCGAGGTGGTTCAGGGCGACCTGCTCGAACCCGGCACGCTCGCGTCCGCCTTCGAAGGGATCGACGCGGCGTACTACCTCGTCCACTCGATGCGAGCCGGTGACGACTTCGAGGAGCGCGACCGGAGCGCGGCGAGCAACTTCGCCGCGGTCGCGAGCGACGCTGGTGTCGACCGGGTCGTCTACCTGGGCGGCCTCGGCGAGGACGGCGACGACCTCTCGCCGCACCTGCGTTCCCGGCGGGAGGTCGAGATGATCCTCGCCGACGCCGACTACGCGCTGACGACGCTACGGGCGGCCGTCATCGTCGGCGACGGCAGCGCCAGCTTCCGGATGGTCCGTCAGCTCGTCCGCCGGCTGCCGCTGATGGTCACGCCCAGGTGGGTGAGAAACGAGTGCCAGCCCATCGCCGTCGACGACGTGGTCGCCTACCTCGTGGGCGTCCTCGACGCGCCGGAGACCGCCGGCGAGACCTACGGTATCGGCGGCCCCGACGTGTTGACGTACCGTGAGATGCTCGCCCGCACCGCCGAGGCGATGGGGCGGCGGCGGCCGCTTATCCTCTCGGTACCCGTACTCACGCCGAAGCTGTCCTCCTACTGGATCGGATTGGTGACCGACGTACCGACCAGCGTGGCGCGCCCGCTCGTCCTCGGGCTGAAGAACCCGGTCGTCGTCACCGACGACGCCATCCGCGACCACGTCTCCGTGGAACTGACGACCTTCGACGACGCCGTCCGGAAGGCGCTCGCGCCGGATGCGGGCACGTCCAGGCCCGCTCCCGGCGGAAGTCCGACGACCGGCGAGCGCGGAGGGCGGCGCTGA
- a CDS encoding DUF7530 family protein — MGADSSPETDRLVPEYGETWVYESIFGALPGIHISERLALALQFSLFEAGVLVLAWYYGLLDGALAGTAAVVVATAGSVEMLRISKHVRRADPPESYRRLLFGSSIEVVLGVLAFVALLTYLFVVDPRSTRPLVTGLLGPEPPLAATYLTLLILWDVCYRIGTGWWASVAALWRSARFRFTPEQTRVLARADLETMGFGILQLLLVPFLLDHTILLVAVVGHVVAVATVTTLSLVVLYRRTEGTDAITKLSP, encoded by the coding sequence ATGGGCGCCGATTCGAGCCCCGAGACCGACCGACTCGTCCCCGAGTACGGCGAGACCTGGGTGTACGAGAGCATCTTCGGCGCGCTCCCCGGGATCCACATCTCCGAGCGGCTGGCCCTGGCGCTGCAGTTCTCGCTGTTCGAGGCCGGCGTCCTGGTGCTGGCCTGGTACTACGGCCTCCTCGACGGCGCCCTCGCCGGGACCGCCGCGGTCGTCGTCGCCACCGCCGGCAGCGTCGAGATGCTCCGGATCAGCAAACACGTCCGACGGGCCGACCCGCCGGAGTCCTACCGGCGGCTCCTCTTCGGCTCCAGCATCGAGGTCGTCCTCGGCGTCTTGGCCTTCGTCGCCCTGTTGACCTACCTGTTCGTCGTCGACCCGCGCTCGACCCGGCCGCTGGTGACCGGCCTGCTCGGCCCCGAGCCACCGCTGGCCGCGACGTATCTCACCCTCCTGATCCTCTGGGACGTGTGCTACCGCATCGGCACCGGCTGGTGGGCCAGCGTCGCCGCGCTGTGGCGGTCGGCTCGCTTTCGCTTCACGCCCGAACAGACGCGAGTCCTCGCCCGCGCGGATCTCGAGACGATGGGCTTTGGCATCCTCCAGCTGCTGCTCGTCCCCTTCCTGCTGGACCACACGATCCTGCTGGTCGCCGTCGTCGGCCACGTCGTCGCCGTCGCGACCGTCACGACGCTATCGCTGGTCGTCCTCTACCGGCGCACAGAAGGGACCGACGCGATTACGAAGTTATCTCCCTGA
- a CDS encoding DUF5786 family protein, whose product MSMGAYDEVEHERRERKNGEVEVSDDDRRTEYRGEVAYDSDESTEELLDQFREITS is encoded by the coding sequence ATGTCTATGGGAGCATACGACGAAGTGGAGCATGAACGCCGCGAGCGCAAGAACGGGGAAGTCGAGGTGAGCGACGACGACCGGCGGACGGAGTACCGCGGCGAGGTGGCGTACGACAGCGACGAGTCGACCGAGGAGTTGCTCGACCAGTTCAGGGAGATAACTTCGTAA
- a CDS encoding DUF5784 family protein, producing MAGPVRFRRSTQRWDEERVRRDLLAPLDDRFGARLTTPKIDGPRGYHARRIEMDNGDLALFAWDDDGAYWLGNTETPETLWRTDKETFDEAPFEVARWAQRELTYDLRRQAPWLAAYEYVSWFFLPVLFSKDGRETTRAFFDNDAAGFPDATREEGLEFYERLLDSGVLDDHRYTMAAKLGTSERNEFGRMRATMGEFDAAKLLADAGIPFVPESERDSGHALDFAVETPQGERLVEVTRPMAPRNRPAGTAIAALRRTVDSKTRDQLAIHDDAVLFVDCTSFRDDEWNPIRAERPSVGYQPTVVFRYRPDGRCEGYRHGDVSLDLDGAIEWV from the coding sequence ATGGCCGGACCGGTTCGCTTTCGGCGGTCGACGCAGCGCTGGGACGAGGAGCGGGTCAGACGCGACCTGCTCGCCCCGCTGGACGACCGCTTCGGCGCCCGACTGACGACGCCGAAGATCGACGGCCCGCGCGGGTATCACGCCCGCCGGATCGAGATGGACAACGGCGACCTCGCGCTGTTCGCCTGGGACGACGACGGCGCCTACTGGCTGGGCAACACCGAGACCCCCGAGACGTTGTGGCGCACCGACAAGGAGACTTTCGACGAGGCACCGTTCGAGGTCGCTCGCTGGGCACAGCGCGAACTCACCTACGACCTCCGACGGCAGGCCCCCTGGCTCGCCGCCTACGAGTACGTCTCGTGGTTCTTCCTCCCCGTCCTCTTCTCGAAAGACGGCCGCGAGACCACCCGCGCTTTCTTCGACAACGACGCCGCGGGCTTCCCCGACGCCACCCGGGAGGAGGGTCTCGAATTCTACGAGCGCCTGCTCGACAGCGGCGTCCTCGACGACCACCGCTACACCATGGCCGCCAAGCTCGGCACCAGCGAGCGCAACGAGTTCGGCCGCATGCGTGCCACCATGGGCGAGTTCGACGCCGCCAAGCTGCTCGCCGACGCCGGGATCCCCTTCGTTCCCGAGTCCGAACGCGATTCGGGCCACGCGCTCGATTTCGCCGTCGAGACGCCACAGGGCGAGCGCCTGGTCGAAGTCACCCGTCCGATGGCCCCCCGCAATCGCCCCGCCGGCACCGCCATCGCCGCCCTGCGGCGCACCGTCGACTCGAAGACCCGCGACCAGCTCGCCATCCACGACGACGCCGTCCTCTTCGTCGACTGCACCTCCTTCCGCGACGACGAGTGGAACCCCATCCGCGCCGAGCGCCCCTCCGTCGGCTACCAGCCCACCGTCGTCTTCCGCTACCGACCCGACGGCCGCTGCGAGGGCTACCGCCACGGCGACGTGTCGCTGGACCTCGACGGCGCTATCGAGTGGGTCTGA
- a CDS encoding Hsp20/alpha crystallin family protein — MRRDDRDDPFDEFFREIERMMNDVMDDARARGGAGAGGPAPSDPSGADVHLDVYEEDDSLRVVADIPGVDKDDIDLRCDGEVLTLDAAADAREYHERVRLPARVDEHSASASYNNGILEVTFDRADDSANIDLS, encoded by the coding sequence ATGCGACGCGACGACCGCGACGACCCCTTCGACGAGTTCTTCCGGGAGATAGAGCGGATGATGAACGACGTGATGGACGACGCCCGTGCCCGCGGCGGTGCCGGCGCTGGCGGACCCGCCCCCTCGGACCCGTCGGGTGCGGACGTGCACCTCGACGTGTACGAGGAGGACGACTCCCTGCGGGTCGTCGCTGACATCCCCGGGGTCGACAAGGACGATATCGACCTGCGCTGTGACGGCGAGGTACTCACCCTCGACGCCGCGGCCGACGCCCGCGAGTACCACGAGCGGGTCCGCCTGCCCGCCCGCGTCGACGAACACTCCGCCTCGGCGTCGTACAACAACGGCATCCTCGAAGTGACCTTCGACCGCGCCGACGACTCCGCGAACATCGACCTGTCCTGA
- a CDS encoding zinc ribbon domain-containing protein, protein MGVDTSNPACPDCGEPVGTRADYCMHCGAEFDDPVGGAATDDADATGPVAPDPDGASVSDASSRSDESTRSGGLLRSDGRLDGALTVAVGVAAGLFVGIAAAFAVGSAFPVGGGGAGLLAWVGTTGYVLRSESVFGAVRLGAYAVAVALVVGPLGIATGADGGLAGVVVGYLLMAVPLGVVALALVAVGYLAGRARPA, encoded by the coding sequence ATGGGTGTCGATACGTCGAACCCGGCCTGCCCCGACTGCGGCGAACCGGTCGGGACGCGCGCCGACTACTGCATGCACTGCGGGGCGGAGTTCGACGATCCCGTCGGTGGGGCGGCGACCGACGACGCGGACGCGACGGGGCCGGTCGCTCCGGATCCCGACGGAGCGTCGGTCTCGGACGCGTCGTCGCGGTCGGACGAGTCGACCCGGTCGGGCGGACTGCTCCGATCGGACGGACGGCTGGACGGCGCGCTGACGGTCGCCGTGGGCGTCGCAGCCGGGCTCTTCGTCGGGATCGCGGCCGCGTTCGCGGTCGGATCGGCGTTCCCGGTCGGTGGCGGCGGCGCGGGACTGCTCGCGTGGGTCGGGACGACCGGCTACGTGCTCCGCAGCGAGTCGGTGTTCGGCGCGGTCAGGCTCGGCGCCTACGCGGTCGCGGTCGCCCTGGTCGTCGGTCCGCTCGGGATCGCGACCGGGGCCGACGGCGGGCTCGCCGGCGTGGTCGTCGGCTACCTGCTCATGGCCGTCCCGCTGGGCGTCGTCGCGCTCGCCCTCGTCGCCGTCGGATATCTGGCCGGGCGGGCTCGCCCCGCCTGA
- a CDS encoding ArsR/SmtB family transcription factor, producing MTAPVDDPAEAFDVLGDQTRLSILRALADADEPLSFTRLRERCGVADSGRFSYHLRRLCEYFVRETGDGYELGHAGSRVIAATGDSASGRPEPSDAAGSEARPVWGDEGCGKLFHVHLSAPWRAE from the coding sequence ATGACCGCTCCGGTCGACGATCCGGCCGAGGCCTTCGACGTGCTGGGCGACCAGACGCGCCTGTCGATCCTGCGGGCGCTGGCCGACGCCGACGAACCGCTCTCGTTTACCCGGCTACGCGAGCGCTGCGGCGTGGCCGACTCCGGCCGGTTCAGCTACCACCTGCGGCGCCTGTGCGAGTACTTCGTTCGCGAGACGGGCGACGGATACGAACTCGGCCACGCCGGCAGTCGCGTGATCGCGGCGACGGGCGACTCAGCGAGCGGACGGCCGGAGCCGAGCGACGCCGCCGGATCCGAGGCGCGTCCCGTCTGGGGCGACGAGGGGTGCGGGAAGCTGTTCCACGTCCACCTCTCGGCGCCGTGGCGCGCGGAGTGA
- a CDS encoding MarR family transcriptional regulator translates to MPIDVEEFEESPEAELRAGGNGPTNGERVLAFLAAHDDQAFTPKEIRGATDVARGSVGVVLSRLEDRGLVRHRGEYWAIAPDADIDAALTSVHVARAASDRFGAEDPAEWGPGVDDSEDE, encoded by the coding sequence ATGCCTATCGACGTCGAGGAGTTCGAGGAGTCACCGGAGGCCGAACTCCGCGCCGGCGGGAACGGGCCGACCAACGGGGAGCGAGTGCTGGCGTTCCTCGCCGCACACGACGACCAGGCGTTCACGCCGAAAGAGATCAGGGGGGCGACCGACGTGGCGCGGGGAAGTGTCGGCGTCGTGTTGAGTCGACTGGAAGACAGGGGACTCGTCCGCCACCGGGGGGAGTACTGGGCGATCGCACCCGACGCCGATATCGACGCGGCGCTCACGAGTGTTCACGTCGCCCGGGCTGCGAGCGACCGGTTCGGAGCCGAAGACCCGGCCGAGTGGGGCCCCGGTGTCGACGATTCGGAGGACGAGTAG